Proteins from a single region of Xenopus laevis strain J_2021 chromosome 9_10S, Xenopus_laevis_v10.1, whole genome shotgun sequence:
- the zhx3.S gene encoding zinc fingers and homeoboxes 3 S homeolog isoform X1, with protein MASKRKSTTPCMIPLKTLAPDRSTDISEEFADKSAKQEGSDILQDTDLGEDNNAVQSNGHENVDGDKYFCKYCNFGSHDTKLFIEHMVLKHTGFKEDPSYVCIACSFLVKDSKELEAHNAESHSESNFTWSVAKHENYTIVEQSLTDHNTDPIMHQHLPGQSVDEFSEISITKTPIMKIMKNKAETKKIFTIKDSNHLSEEVEKKPHLLSNNGFLPGNKVVGKVVNSSPVVNGSIIGTVPVLQTGLTQLLSINSSQSVMQPKLPTMISPVLTKPTVASKSQHITQPPTAKNLPKVMIPLSSIPTYNVSMDSNCFLKNSFNKFPYPTKAELCYLTVVTKYPEEQIKIWFTAQRLKQGISWTPEEIEDSRKKMFNTVIQSIPQPMPQPTITVLNAPLVTNTNNVQSLIQASLPSHIVNQPQGASGLLVTQPIIPNGIQGASTAVSLNVTNIPSHQATTQTMSSSSAVRIVGSTRPVTPTSPTMSSQSLYDANSYRSKKSRQQLTALKNSFYRSQFPSHGEVARLTKITGLNTRDVRKWFSDKRYHWRNKAANTIDSSSSILDTSADVTYSMLKEQDYTLQASASASSHSSRRHSWNPTPDFTPKYKERAPEQVRALEKSFFQSSFPTVDEVNSLRSETKMTRREIDSWFAEKRKRLAEENKKGNVEDQGYEDSADELIISESIESPPAESMGHIPSERKVNPIKINLKNLRVTESSDCAEVASENDNSMSLDGENGAVPSPKIRNVKKTAQQREILKHMFVQTQWPSSEEYEHLVEQTGLSRTDLVRWFGDCRYSFKNGQLKWYDRYKRVVAECKPVSHQPLLDYYSQHHLVYDYDLEGLCEKSGLTLEEVKTWFAHRMEEEVHAESDAGSEGLPSDVGEKTVEQMEAYNGVSELSENSESWEPAAQEPSTDAVQSEQPSSIQLEDQLPTTKEAD; from the exons ATGGCTAGCAAACGGAAATCCACCACCCCTTGTATGATACCTCTTAAGACTCTAGCACCGGACAGAAGCACGGATATTTCTGAAGAATTCGCTGACAAATCTGCCAAGCAAGAAGGATCAGACATCCTGCAAGATACAGATCTGGGTGAAGACAATAATGCAGTGCAGTCTAATGGGCATGAAAATGTTGACGGTGACAAGTATTTCTGTAAATACTGTAATTTTGGCTCCCATGACACAAAACTGTTTATTGAACACATGGTTTTAAAACACACTGGATTCAAAGAAGATCCTTCATATGTTTGTATTGCATGCAGCTTCCTCGTAAAGGACTCTAAAGAACTAGAAGCTCACAATGCTGAAAGTCACTCCGAGTCCAACTTCACTTGGAGTGTGGCCAAGCATGAGAATTACACTATTGTTGAACAAAGCCTCACTGACCATAATACAGATCCAATCATGCATCAGCATCTTCCTGGGCAAAGTGTTGATGAGTTTTCTGAAATTTCTATAACGAAAACGCCTATAATGAAGATTATGAAAAACAaggctgagacaaaaaaaatatttacaataaaagATTCTAACCATTTATCTGAAGAAGTGGAGAAAAAGCCCCACCTCCTGTCAAACAATGGTTTTCTACCAGGCAACAAGGTAGTCGGCAAAGTTGTAAATTCTTCTCCGGTTGTGAATGGATCAATCATAGGCACAGTTCCGGTTCTCCAAACAGGGTTAACCCAACTGTTATCAATAAACTCCTCACAGTCGGTAATGCAACCCAAGCTTCCAACAATGATCTCACCAGTTTTGACAAAACCAACTGTTGCATCGAAGTCTCAGCATATTACACAGCCACCTACAGCTAAAAACCTCCCTAAAGTAATGATTCCCCTAAGCAGCATTCCGACCTATAATGTTTCCATGGATTCCAACTGTTTCTTGAAAAACTCTTTCAACAAGTTTCCTTATCCCACGAAGGCAGAGCTTTGCTATTTAACGGTAGTTACAAAATATCCAGAAGAACAAATAAAGATCTGGTTTACAGCCCAGAGGTTAAAACAAGGTATCAGCTGGACACCTGAAGAAATTGAAGATTccaggaaaaaaatgttcaatacagTCATTCAATCCATCCCACAGCCCATGCCTCAACCAACAATAACTGTTCTTAATGCCCCACTTGTTACAAATACCAATAATGTTCAGTCACTTATCCAGGCATCTTTGCCCAGTCACATTGTTAATCAACCCCAAGGAGCAAGTGGCTTACTTGTAACCCAACCTATCATTCCAAATGGGATTCAAGGAGCCAGTACAGCTGTGTCCCTAAATGTGACAAACATCCCATCACATCAGGCCACTACGCAGACCATGTCTTCATCTTCAGCTGTACGTATTGTTGGATCCACTCGCCCTGTAACTCCAACATCGCCGACAATGTCATCTCAAAGCCTGTATGACGCCAACAGTTACAGGTCCAAAAAATCCAGGCAACAATTGACTGCcctaaaaaacagtttttacagaAGTCAGTTTCCATCACATGGGGAAGTTGCAAGGTTAACAAAAATTACAGGACTCAACACAAGGGATGTTAGGAAATGGTTTAGTGACAAAAGGTATCACTGGCGCAACAAAGCGGCAAATACAATTGACAGTAGCAGTAGTATCCTTGATACCTCCGCAGACGTTACTTATTCCATGTTAAAAGAACAAGATTATACATTGCAAGCAAGTGCTTCTGCTTCATCCCACTCATCAAGGAGGCACTCCTGGAATCCAACACCAGACTTCACTCCGAAATACAAGGAAAGGGCTCCTGAGCAGGTCAGGGCTCTAGAGAAAAGCTTCTTCCAGAGCAGTTTTCCTACTGTAGATGAGGTTAACAGTTTAAGGAGTGAGACAAAAATGACCAGACGAGAAATTGACAGCTGGTTTGCTGAAAAGCGCAAAAGGCTtgctgaagaaaataaaaaaggaaatgtagAGGATCAGGGTTATGAGGACTCTGCTGATGAGTTGATTATTTCCGAAAGCATTGAGTCGCCTCCTGCAGAGAGCATGGGTCACATCCCCAGTGAGAGAAAAGTAAATCCGATCAAGATAAATCTTAAGAATCTTCGTGTAACAGAGTCTTCTGATTGCGCAGAAGTGGCCAGTGAAAATGACAATAGTATGAGTTTAGATGGGGAGAATGGTGCAGTTCCTTCCCCCAAAATCAGGAATGTCAAAAAAACTGCCCAGCAGAGGGAAATTTTGAAGCATATGTTTGTCCAGACTCAGTGGCCTTCAAGTGAGGAATATGAGCATCTTGTTGAACAAACAGGGTTGTCAAGAACTGATCTTGTGCGTTGGTTTGGGGACTGCCGGTACTCCTTTAAAAATGGACAATTAAAATGGTATGATCGTTACAAAAGAGTCGTGGCAGAGTGTAAGCCTGTTTCTCATCAGCCACTTTTGGACTATTACAGCCAGCATCACTTGGTTTATGATTATGACCTTGAAGGACTTTGTGAGAAGTCTGGATTGACTCTAGAAGAGGTGAAGACTTGGTTTGCACACAGGATGGAGGAAGAAGTCCATGCTGAGTCAGATGCAGGTAGCGAGGGACTGCCCTCTGATGTTGGAGAAAAGACAGTCGAGCAGATGGAAGCTTACAATGGCGTTTCTGAATTGTCAGAAAATAGTGAATCCTGGGAGCCAGCAGCACAGGAACCGTCTACAGATGCAGTTCAGTCAGAACAGCCGTCCAGCATTCAACTTG AAGATCAGCTCCCCACTACTAAAG aggCTGACTGA
- the zhx3.S gene encoding zinc fingers and homeoboxes 3 S homeolog has protein sequence MASKRKSTTPCMIPLKTLAPDRSTDISEEFADKSAKQEGSDILQDTDLGEDNNAVQSNGHENVDGDKYFCKYCNFGSHDTKLFIEHMVLKHTGFKEDPSYVCIACSFLVKDSKELEAHNAESHSESNFTWSVAKHENYTIVEQSLTDHNTDPIMHQHLPGQSVDEFSEISITKTPIMKIMKNKAETKKIFTIKDSNHLSEEVEKKPHLLSNNGFLPGNKVVGKVVNSSPVVNGSIIGTVPVLQTGLTQLLSINSSQSVMQPKLPTMISPVLTKPTVASKSQHITQPPTAKNLPKVMIPLSSIPTYNVSMDSNCFLKNSFNKFPYPTKAELCYLTVVTKYPEEQIKIWFTAQRLKQGISWTPEEIEDSRKKMFNTVIQSIPQPMPQPTITVLNAPLVTNTNNVQSLIQASLPSHIVNQPQGASGLLVTQPIIPNGIQGASTAVSLNVTNIPSHQATTQTMSSSSAVRIVGSTRPVTPTSPTMSSQSLYDANSYRSKKSRQQLTALKNSFYRSQFPSHGEVARLTKITGLNTRDVRKWFSDKRYHWRNKAANTIDSSSSILDTSADVTYSMLKEQDYTLQASASASSHSSRRHSWNPTPDFTPKYKERAPEQVRALEKSFFQSSFPTVDEVNSLRSETKMTRREIDSWFAEKRKRLAEENKKGNVEDQGYEDSADELIISESIESPPAESMGHIPSERKVNPIKINLKNLRVTESSDCAEVASENDNSMSLDGENGAVPSPKIRNVKKTAQQREILKHMFVQTQWPSSEEYEHLVEQTGLSRTDLVRWFGDCRYSFKNGQLKWYDRYKRVVAECKPVSHQPLLDYYSQHHLVYDYDLEGLCEKSGLTLEEVKTWFAHRMEEEVHAESDAGSEGLPSDVGEKTVEQMEAYNGVSELSENSESWEPAAQEPSTDAVQSEQPSSIQLEAD, from the exons ATGGCTAGCAAACGGAAATCCACCACCCCTTGTATGATACCTCTTAAGACTCTAGCACCGGACAGAAGCACGGATATTTCTGAAGAATTCGCTGACAAATCTGCCAAGCAAGAAGGATCAGACATCCTGCAAGATACAGATCTGGGTGAAGACAATAATGCAGTGCAGTCTAATGGGCATGAAAATGTTGACGGTGACAAGTATTTCTGTAAATACTGTAATTTTGGCTCCCATGACACAAAACTGTTTATTGAACACATGGTTTTAAAACACACTGGATTCAAAGAAGATCCTTCATATGTTTGTATTGCATGCAGCTTCCTCGTAAAGGACTCTAAAGAACTAGAAGCTCACAATGCTGAAAGTCACTCCGAGTCCAACTTCACTTGGAGTGTGGCCAAGCATGAGAATTACACTATTGTTGAACAAAGCCTCACTGACCATAATACAGATCCAATCATGCATCAGCATCTTCCTGGGCAAAGTGTTGATGAGTTTTCTGAAATTTCTATAACGAAAACGCCTATAATGAAGATTATGAAAAACAaggctgagacaaaaaaaatatttacaataaaagATTCTAACCATTTATCTGAAGAAGTGGAGAAAAAGCCCCACCTCCTGTCAAACAATGGTTTTCTACCAGGCAACAAGGTAGTCGGCAAAGTTGTAAATTCTTCTCCGGTTGTGAATGGATCAATCATAGGCACAGTTCCGGTTCTCCAAACAGGGTTAACCCAACTGTTATCAATAAACTCCTCACAGTCGGTAATGCAACCCAAGCTTCCAACAATGATCTCACCAGTTTTGACAAAACCAACTGTTGCATCGAAGTCTCAGCATATTACACAGCCACCTACAGCTAAAAACCTCCCTAAAGTAATGATTCCCCTAAGCAGCATTCCGACCTATAATGTTTCCATGGATTCCAACTGTTTCTTGAAAAACTCTTTCAACAAGTTTCCTTATCCCACGAAGGCAGAGCTTTGCTATTTAACGGTAGTTACAAAATATCCAGAAGAACAAATAAAGATCTGGTTTACAGCCCAGAGGTTAAAACAAGGTATCAGCTGGACACCTGAAGAAATTGAAGATTccaggaaaaaaatgttcaatacagTCATTCAATCCATCCCACAGCCCATGCCTCAACCAACAATAACTGTTCTTAATGCCCCACTTGTTACAAATACCAATAATGTTCAGTCACTTATCCAGGCATCTTTGCCCAGTCACATTGTTAATCAACCCCAAGGAGCAAGTGGCTTACTTGTAACCCAACCTATCATTCCAAATGGGATTCAAGGAGCCAGTACAGCTGTGTCCCTAAATGTGACAAACATCCCATCACATCAGGCCACTACGCAGACCATGTCTTCATCTTCAGCTGTACGTATTGTTGGATCCACTCGCCCTGTAACTCCAACATCGCCGACAATGTCATCTCAAAGCCTGTATGACGCCAACAGTTACAGGTCCAAAAAATCCAGGCAACAATTGACTGCcctaaaaaacagtttttacagaAGTCAGTTTCCATCACATGGGGAAGTTGCAAGGTTAACAAAAATTACAGGACTCAACACAAGGGATGTTAGGAAATGGTTTAGTGACAAAAGGTATCACTGGCGCAACAAAGCGGCAAATACAATTGACAGTAGCAGTAGTATCCTTGATACCTCCGCAGACGTTACTTATTCCATGTTAAAAGAACAAGATTATACATTGCAAGCAAGTGCTTCTGCTTCATCCCACTCATCAAGGAGGCACTCCTGGAATCCAACACCAGACTTCACTCCGAAATACAAGGAAAGGGCTCCTGAGCAGGTCAGGGCTCTAGAGAAAAGCTTCTTCCAGAGCAGTTTTCCTACTGTAGATGAGGTTAACAGTTTAAGGAGTGAGACAAAAATGACCAGACGAGAAATTGACAGCTGGTTTGCTGAAAAGCGCAAAAGGCTtgctgaagaaaataaaaaaggaaatgtagAGGATCAGGGTTATGAGGACTCTGCTGATGAGTTGATTATTTCCGAAAGCATTGAGTCGCCTCCTGCAGAGAGCATGGGTCACATCCCCAGTGAGAGAAAAGTAAATCCGATCAAGATAAATCTTAAGAATCTTCGTGTAACAGAGTCTTCTGATTGCGCAGAAGTGGCCAGTGAAAATGACAATAGTATGAGTTTAGATGGGGAGAATGGTGCAGTTCCTTCCCCCAAAATCAGGAATGTCAAAAAAACTGCCCAGCAGAGGGAAATTTTGAAGCATATGTTTGTCCAGACTCAGTGGCCTTCAAGTGAGGAATATGAGCATCTTGTTGAACAAACAGGGTTGTCAAGAACTGATCTTGTGCGTTGGTTTGGGGACTGCCGGTACTCCTTTAAAAATGGACAATTAAAATGGTATGATCGTTACAAAAGAGTCGTGGCAGAGTGTAAGCCTGTTTCTCATCAGCCACTTTTGGACTATTACAGCCAGCATCACTTGGTTTATGATTATGACCTTGAAGGACTTTGTGAGAAGTCTGGATTGACTCTAGAAGAGGTGAAGACTTGGTTTGCACACAGGATGGAGGAAGAAGTCCATGCTGAGTCAGATGCAGGTAGCGAGGGACTGCCCTCTGATGTTGGAGAAAAGACAGTCGAGCAGATGGAAGCTTACAATGGCGTTTCTGAATTGTCAGAAAATAGTGAATCCTGGGAGCCAGCAGCACAGGAACCGTCTACAGATGCAGTTCAGTCAGAACAGCCGTCCAGCATTCAACTTG aggCTGACTGA